The following are encoded together in the Rhizobium tumorigenes genome:
- a CDS encoding sugar MFS transporter — MAGITTSSSAPAGAKAPAGQNHQFALIALTSLFFMWGFITCLNDILVPHLKNVFQLNYTQSMLIQFCFFGAYFIVSLPAGALVKRISYKWGIVVGLAICAVGCLMFIPAASYRVYALFLAALFVLASGVTILQVAANPYVTVLGPPDTAASRLTLTQAFNSLGTTIAPIFGALLILSAATVAVTNATPEQLDAIHAAEAATVKFPYLILAAAFLVLAVIFAALKLPDVDEEEDLDPMHGGGSAWQYRHLVLGMIGIFVYVGAEVSIGSFLVNFLSQPDIGGLTESEAAHYVSYFWGGAMVGRFIGAVVMRYVDDGKALAFNALIVAILLVVTVMTTGHVAMWAILAVGLFNSIMFPTIFSLALHGLGRFTSQGSGILCLGIVGGALLPVLQGVLADTIGIHLAFLMPILCYAYIAYYGIKGHKLR; from the coding sequence GTGGCTGGGATAACAACAAGCAGCTCTGCTCCGGCAGGCGCAAAAGCGCCCGCAGGACAGAACCATCAATTTGCGCTTATTGCGCTCACCTCTCTCTTCTTCATGTGGGGCTTCATCACCTGCCTGAACGATATTCTGGTTCCGCATCTGAAAAACGTTTTTCAGCTGAACTACACGCAGTCGATGCTGATCCAGTTCTGCTTCTTCGGCGCCTATTTCATCGTCTCGCTGCCGGCGGGCGCGCTGGTCAAGCGCATCAGCTACAAGTGGGGCATCGTTGTCGGCCTGGCGATCTGCGCCGTCGGCTGCCTGATGTTCATCCCGGCTGCCAGCTACCGCGTCTATGCGCTCTTCCTCGCAGCCCTCTTCGTGCTCGCGTCCGGCGTCACCATCCTTCAAGTTGCCGCCAACCCCTATGTGACCGTGCTGGGCCCGCCCGACACGGCAGCCAGCCGCCTGACGCTGACCCAGGCTTTCAACTCGCTGGGCACCACCATCGCGCCGATCTTCGGCGCCCTGCTCATTCTCTCCGCAGCCACCGTTGCCGTCACCAACGCAACGCCCGAGCAGCTAGACGCGATCCATGCCGCCGAAGCGGCGACGGTGAAGTTCCCGTATTTGATCCTGGCAGCCGCCTTCCTGGTGCTCGCCGTGATCTTTGCGGCGCTCAAGCTTCCCGATGTCGACGAGGAAGAAGACCTTGACCCGATGCACGGCGGCGGCTCTGCCTGGCAGTATCGCCATCTGGTGCTCGGCATGATCGGCATCTTCGTCTATGTCGGCGCTGAAGTCAGCATCGGCAGCTTCCTGGTCAACTTCCTCAGCCAGCCCGATATCGGCGGCCTGACGGAGTCAGAGGCAGCCCATTATGTGTCTTACTTCTGGGGTGGCGCCATGGTCGGCCGGTTCATCGGTGCCGTGGTCATGCGCTACGTCGACGATGGCAAGGCGCTGGCCTTCAATGCGCTCATCGTCGCGATCCTGCTTGTGGTGACCGTGATGACCACAGGCCATGTCGCCATGTGGGCCATCCTTGCGGTCGGTCTCTTCAACTCGATCATGTTCCCGACGATCTTCTCGCTGGCGCTTCACGGCCTCGGCCGCTTCACCAGCCAGGGCTCCGGCATCCTTTGCCTCGGCATCGTCGGCGGCGCGCTTCTGCCGGTTCTGCAGGGCGTGCTGGCCGATACGATCGGTATCCACCTCGCCTTCCTGATGCCGATCCTATGCTACGCCTACATCGCCTATTACGGCATCAAGGGCCACAAGCTCCGCTAA
- a CDS encoding OmpA family protein translates to MIKKFVLLAVSAAFLNACTTTDPYTGEQKVSNTAGGAAIGAGLGAIAGLAVGGSPVGRRNAALIGAGIGALAGGSIGNYMDQQESELRQQLQGTGVSVTRTGDRIILNMPSAITFDTDQYFVKPEFDQTLNSVAIVLRKFNKTLIDVNGHTDSTGSMQHNQELSERRADSVAGYLGTQGIDPRRVSAVGFGPTQPVASNASEAGRAQNRRVEIQIAPITQNG, encoded by the coding sequence ATGATCAAGAAATTCGTCCTACTCGCCGTCTCGGCTGCCTTCCTGAATGCCTGCACGACCACGGATCCCTATACGGGCGAGCAAAAGGTTTCGAACACTGCGGGTGGCGCTGCCATCGGCGCGGGGCTCGGGGCAATTGCGGGCCTTGCCGTCGGCGGCTCACCTGTTGGACGGCGCAACGCGGCGCTGATCGGAGCAGGCATCGGCGCTCTCGCCGGCGGCTCTATCGGCAATTACATGGACCAGCAGGAATCGGAACTGCGCCAGCAACTGCAGGGCACCGGCGTTTCCGTCACGCGAACCGGCGACCGTATCATTCTCAACATGCCGTCGGCGATTACCTTCGATACCGACCAGTATTTCGTAAAGCCGGAGTTCGACCAGACGCTGAACTCGGTGGCAATCGTTCTGCGCAAGTTCAACAAGACGCTGATCGACGTCAACGGCCATACGGATTCCACCGGCAGCATGCAGCATAACCAGGAGCTCTCGGAGCGTCGCGCAGACTCGGTCGCCGGCTATCTCGGCACCCAGGGCATCGATCCGCGCCGTGTCTCCGCCGTCGGCTTCGGCCCGACACAGCCGGTCGCCAGCAACGCCTCCGAAGCCGGCCGCGCGCAGAACCGTCGCGTCGAAATCCAGATAGCGCCAATCACCCAAAACGGCTGA
- a CDS encoding HNH endonuclease, whose protein sequence is MARKNRDDFESSNAEPEPTICLLCERVIPEDQKDAHYLIPKSKGGKETVYLHRVCHNQIHAIFTDAQLAKKFSTIEAILEDPAVQTFVAWIKSKPPGFADLAKESGQASGRGRKR, encoded by the coding sequence ATGGCCCGCAAGAACAGAGACGACTTTGAATCATCGAACGCGGAGCCGGAGCCAACGATTTGCCTGCTGTGCGAGCGCGTGATCCCGGAGGACCAGAAGGACGCCCACTATCTCATCCCGAAGAGCAAGGGCGGCAAGGAAACCGTTTACCTGCACCGCGTCTGCCACAACCAGATCCACGCGATCTTCACGGATGCGCAACTCGCAAAGAAGTTCAGCACGATCGAGGCCATTCTCGAGGATCCGGCTGTACAGACGTTCGTCGCGTGGATCAAAAGCAAGCCGCCGGGATTTGCAGACTTGGCCAAGGAGTCCGGACAGGCTTCGGGCCGGGGGCGCAAACGGTAG
- a CDS encoding GNAT family N-acetyltransferase — MIIRPENTSDIQPIRVLVTNAFNGAPHSDGTEGAIVDGLRAGGALTVSLVAEKYGEIVGHVVLSPVEIDGKVVDWYGLGPVAVRPDKQRQGIGARLIEAGLDQIKARGAAGCVVLGDPGYYARFGFKAGPTLRFPGVPAEYFQRLDFGDDTRQGVVVYHRAFYGT; from the coding sequence ATGATCATCAGACCCGAAAATACCAGCGACATTCAGCCAATTCGCGTGCTCGTGACCAACGCATTCAACGGCGCTCCCCACAGCGACGGAACGGAAGGCGCTATTGTTGACGGTCTTAGAGCCGGAGGCGCTTTGACGGTGTCGCTGGTGGCAGAAAAGTATGGAGAGATTGTCGGACATGTCGTTCTTTCTCCGGTCGAGATAGATGGCAAGGTCGTCGACTGGTACGGGCTCGGGCCGGTCGCCGTGCGACCCGACAAGCAGCGACAGGGCATCGGAGCGAGGCTCATCGAAGCTGGACTTGACCAGATAAAAGCCCGTGGCGCGGCTGGATGTGTCGTCCTCGGCGACCCCGGCTACTACGCCCGCTTCGGGTTCAAGGCTGGCCCCACTTTGCGCTTTCCCGGAGTCCCGGCGGAATATTTCCAAAGACTCGACTTCGGAGATGACACGCGACAAGGCGTTGTCGTTTATCACAGGGCGTTCTACGGAACCTGA
- a CDS encoding LysR family transcriptional regulator, whose amino-acid sequence MRKTDVNRSGEMEIFVRVVDLGGFSAAARASRLTPSAISKLMTRLEGRLGTRLLNRSTRTLQLTTEGSLFYDSSVRILADIAEAERNASVGELASGRIRINTSASFANYVLAPLVPQFLKLYPAVTLEITVTDAVVDLMAENTDVAIRAGPMKSSQLLARKLGGTPMAIVATPGYLEENGTPRTPADLDSHRKIALSYRRAVAGWPLMVDGKSVSKKLVNTLEASDGEAVRHLCLAGGGLARLASFTIRSDLAAGRLLAVLDDCNPGDIEAFHAVYIGEGGPVPARVRALLDFLAEHVRLS is encoded by the coding sequence ATGAGAAAGACCGACGTAAACCGTTCCGGCGAAATGGAGATCTTTGTCCGGGTGGTTGATCTCGGCGGATTTTCGGCCGCCGCCCGTGCCAGCCGCCTCACCCCATCGGCAATCAGCAAGCTCATGACGCGGCTGGAGGGGCGGCTCGGTACGAGGCTGCTCAATCGCTCCACCCGCACGCTGCAGCTAACGACGGAAGGCAGCCTTTTCTACGACAGCAGTGTCCGGATCCTGGCGGACATTGCCGAGGCTGAACGCAACGCTTCGGTGGGCGAATTGGCGAGCGGCCGTATACGAATCAACACGAGCGCGTCTTTCGCCAATTACGTTCTTGCGCCGCTCGTCCCGCAATTTTTAAAGCTTTATCCCGCAGTCACGCTGGAGATTACCGTTACTGACGCCGTCGTCGACCTCATGGCCGAAAACACCGATGTGGCAATAAGGGCCGGTCCGATGAAGAGTTCGCAGTTGCTCGCGCGCAAGCTCGGCGGCACGCCGATGGCGATCGTCGCGACACCAGGCTATCTTGAGGAGAACGGCACGCCGCGCACGCCAGCCGATCTCGACAGCCACCGCAAGATCGCTCTTTCCTATCGGCGCGCCGTTGCCGGCTGGCCATTGATGGTGGACGGCAAGAGCGTCTCGAAAAAACTGGTCAACACGCTCGAAGCGAGCGATGGCGAGGCCGTGCGACATCTCTGCCTGGCCGGCGGCGGTCTGGCACGACTGGCAAGCTTCACCATCCGGAGCGATCTTGCGGCTGGACGCCTGCTCGCCGTACTCGACGACTGCAATCCCGGCGACATCGAGGCGTTCCACGCCGTCTATATCGGCGAAGGCGGTCCTGTCCCGGCGCGGGTTCGTGCTCTGCTGGATTTTCTGGCAGAGCACGTCAGGCTGTCATAG
- a CDS encoding GNAT family N-acetyltransferase: MSGLDLELVTQPSDDEYNAIRQPLIDYNASKVDGPWGPLAILLRDEAGTVRGGLWSSYSYDWLFVELLVIPEAFRGQGLGARMLQQAEGWARERGCVGVWLDTFSFQAPGFYEKQGYTVFGVLDHYPGEMQRFFLRKML, translated from the coding sequence ATGTCTGGCCTTGACCTCGAGCTTGTCACCCAGCCTAGCGATGACGAATACAACGCAATTCGCCAACCGCTGATCGACTACAATGCTTCCAAGGTGGATGGGCCCTGGGGCCCGCTCGCAATCCTGCTGCGCGACGAGGCTGGTACGGTGCGGGGTGGTCTATGGTCGAGCTACAGCTACGACTGGCTTTTCGTAGAACTGCTCGTGATCCCCGAAGCCTTTCGTGGACAAGGCCTTGGTGCCAGGATGCTGCAACAGGCGGAAGGCTGGGCGAGAGAGCGAGGCTGCGTTGGCGTCTGGCTGGATACATTCAGCTTTCAGGCGCCAGGCTTCTACGAGAAGCAAGGCTATACCGTCTTCGGCGTGCTCGATCACTATCCGGGCGAGATGCAGCGGTTCTTCCTGCGCAAGATGTTGTAA
- a CDS encoding ATP-dependent helicase has protein sequence MTIGQDDIPFFDEEPEHAEPRRHEPAAARPQAAGGIAARAMAARDVGRVPDYLAGLNAEQTEAVETLEGPLLVLAGAGTGKTRVLTTRIAHILSTNRAFPSQILSVTFTNKAAREMKERVALLVGGAVEGMPWLGTFHSIGVKLLRRHAELVGLTSDFSILDTDDVVRLIKQIIQAEGLDDKRWPAKQFAGMIDGWKNKGLTPPDIAEGDARAFANGKGRELYAAYQARLKTLNACDFGDLLLHPITMFRQNPDVLKDYHQRFRYILVDEYQDTNTAQYMWLRLLAQRPKGEMQNVCCVGDDDQSIYGWRGAEVDNILRFEKDFPGAKVIKLERNYRSTEHILGAAAHLIAHNEGRLGKTLFTDRSDPEDAKVQVHAAWDSEEEARALGEEIEQLQRGGHALNDMAILVRASFQMREFEDRFVTLGLNYRVIGGPRFYERMEIRDAMAYFRLVCQPADDLAFERIVNTPKRGLGDTTVRALHDYARARNIPMLAAAADIIETDEMKPKPRKALYDVVMSVRRWQERLENAPHTELAEQILEESGYTDMWKNDKSAEAPGRLDNLKELIRSMDSFESMRGFLEHVSLVMDAENNENLDAVSIMTLHSAKGLEFKTVFLPGWEEGLFPHQRSLDESGRAGLEEERRLAYVGLTRAKRLCHIWFVSNRRIHGLWQSTLPSRFLDELPNTHVSVAETEQSYGGYGRSAYGQSRFDKAEPFSNSYGTPGWKRAQANKTDATRDNWGSRSGHAVERIGYGESGPKARTIDGELVAKSTTDTPSRFAVGERIFHIKFGNGNISAIEGNKLTIEFDRAGQKRVLDGFVERV, from the coding sequence ATGACGATAGGACAAGACGACATTCCCTTCTTCGACGAAGAGCCCGAGCACGCCGAGCCAAGGCGCCACGAGCCGGCTGCAGCGCGTCCGCAGGCTGCCGGCGGCATCGCGGCGCGCGCCATGGCTGCGCGCGATGTCGGCCGCGTGCCGGATTACCTCGCCGGCCTCAACGCCGAGCAGACAGAGGCTGTCGAGACGCTGGAGGGGCCGCTGCTGGTACTGGCCGGCGCCGGCACCGGCAAGACCCGCGTGCTCACCACCCGTATCGCCCATATCCTGTCGACCAACCGCGCCTTCCCCAGCCAGATCCTGTCGGTGACATTCACCAACAAGGCGGCGCGCGAGATGAAGGAGCGTGTTGCGCTGCTGGTCGGCGGCGCAGTCGAAGGCATGCCATGGCTCGGCACCTTCCACTCAATCGGCGTCAAGCTGCTCCGCCGTCACGCGGAACTGGTCGGCCTGACATCGGATTTCTCCATCCTCGATACCGACGACGTCGTTCGCCTGATCAAGCAGATCATCCAGGCCGAGGGCCTGGACGACAAGCGCTGGCCGGCGAAGCAATTCGCCGGCATGATCGATGGCTGGAAGAACAAGGGACTGACACCGCCCGATATCGCCGAGGGCGATGCCCGTGCTTTTGCCAATGGCAAGGGCCGCGAACTCTATGCTGCCTACCAGGCGCGGCTGAAGACGCTGAACGCCTGCGATTTCGGCGACCTGCTGCTGCATCCGATCACCATGTTCCGCCAGAACCCGGATGTCCTGAAGGATTATCACCAGCGCTTCCGCTATATCCTCGTCGACGAGTATCAGGACACCAACACCGCGCAGTACATGTGGCTGCGGCTCTTGGCCCAGCGGCCGAAGGGCGAGATGCAGAATGTCTGCTGCGTCGGCGACGACGACCAGTCGATCTATGGCTGGCGCGGCGCCGAGGTCGACAACATCCTGCGCTTCGAGAAGGATTTCCCGGGCGCCAAGGTGATCAAGCTCGAGCGCAACTACCGCTCGACCGAGCACATCCTCGGCGCCGCTGCCCATCTGATCGCCCACAACGAAGGCCGGCTCGGCAAGACGCTTTTCACCGACCGCAGCGATCCCGAGGACGCCAAGGTTCAGGTTCACGCCGCCTGGGACTCGGAAGAGGAAGCCCGGGCGTTGGGCGAAGAGATCGAGCAGCTGCAGCGCGGCGGCCACGCGCTGAATGACATGGCGATCCTCGTGCGCGCCTCGTTCCAGATGCGCGAGTTCGAAGACCGCTTCGTCACGCTCGGCCTCAACTACCGCGTCATCGGCGGTCCACGCTTTTACGAGCGCATGGAAATCCGCGATGCCATGGCCTATTTCCGCCTGGTCTGCCAGCCGGCCGATGACCTCGCCTTCGAGCGCATCGTCAACACACCGAAACGCGGTCTTGGCGACACCACGGTGCGCGCCCTGCACGACTATGCCCGCGCCCGCAATATACCCATGCTGGCCGCGGCAGCCGACATTATCGAGACTGACGAGATGAAGCCGAAGCCGCGCAAGGCTTTGTACGACGTCGTGATGTCCGTCCGCCGCTGGCAGGAACGGCTCGAAAACGCACCCCACACGGAGCTTGCCGAGCAGATCCTCGAGGAATCCGGCTACACCGACATGTGGAAGAACGACAAGTCGGCTGAAGCGCCGGGCCGCCTCGACAACCTGAAAGAACTGATCCGCTCGATGGACAGTTTCGAGAGCATGCGCGGCTTCCTCGAACATGTCTCGCTGGTCATGGATGCCGAAAACAACGAGAACCTCGATGCTGTCTCGATCATGACGCTGCATTCCGCCAAGGGGCTGGAATTCAAGACGGTCTTCCTGCCCGGCTGGGAGGAAGGCCTGTTTCCCCACCAGCGCTCGCTCGACGAGAGCGGACGGGCGGGTCTCGAGGAGGAACGCCGGCTTGCCTATGTCGGGCTGACGCGGGCAAAACGCCTCTGCCACATCTGGTTCGTCTCGAACCGCCGCATACACGGCCTCTGGCAATCCACCCTGCCCTCCCGCTTCCTCGACGAATTGCCAAATACGCACGTGTCCGTCGCCGAGACCGAGCAATCCTATGGCGGCTATGGGCGCAGCGCCTACGGTCAGTCACGCTTCGACAAGGCCGAGCCCTTTTCCAACAGCTACGGCACGCCGGGCTGGAAACGCGCCCAGGCCAACAAGACCGATGCAACGCGCGACAACTGGGGCTCGCGCTCCGGCCACGCGGTCGAGCGCATCGGCTACGGCGAAAGCGGCCCGAAGGCGCGCACCATCGACGGCGAACTGGTGGCAAAGTCGACCACCGACACGCCCTCGCGCTTCGCGGTCGGAGAGCGCATCTTTCACATCAAGTTCGGCAACGGCAACATCTCCGCCATCGAAGGCAACAAGCTGACCATCGAATTCGACAGGGCCGGGCAGAAGCGGGTTTTGGATGGGTTTGTGGAGAGGGTGTGA